Proteins from a single region of Ziziphus jujuba cultivar Dongzao chromosome 1, ASM3175591v1:
- the LOC107407304 gene encoding probable WRKY transcription factor 40 produces MDFSSYVDTSLDLNAKPLRLLDDNLNKEVQSKFIDFEKKLSAREESGALVEELNRVNAENKKLTETLTVMCENYNVLRSQLMEYMSKNLAEKELTPSRKRKSESSNNNSTANILAMNNGTSESSSTDEESCKKPKEEPTKAKISRAYVKTEASDSSLIVKDGYQWRKYGQKVTRDNPCPRAYFKCSFAPSCPVKKKVQRSVEDQSILVATYEGEHNHPHPSQIEATSGSNRCMTTTLGSVPCSTTLGASGPNITLDFTKPKSSANVIDTKSAKPRMDSPEVRHFLVDQMASSLTKDPNFTAALAAAISGKIYQNRT; encoded by the exons AtggatttttcttcatatgtaGATACTTCTTTGGACCTTAATGCCAAGCCTCTTCGACTCCTAGATGATAATCTG AATAAAGAGGTTCAGAGcaaatttattgattttgagAAGAAGCTCTCAGCAAGAGAAGAG AGTGGAGCTCTAGTAGAGGAGTTGAACCGTGTAAATGCAGAAAACAAGAAGCTAACAGAGACGCTAACGGTGATGTGTGAGAACTACAATGTTTTGAGGAGCCAGCTGATGGAATATATGAGCAAGAACTTAGCTGAAAAGGAGCTAACTCCATCCAGGAAAAGAAAATCTGAGAGCAGCAACAATAACAGCACTGCCAATATCCTTGCAATGAATAATGGGACCTCCGAAAGCAGCTCTACTGATGAGGAATCGTGCAAGAAACCTAAAGAAGAACCCACCAAGGCAAAGATCTCAAGGGCTTATGTCAAGACTGAAGCATCAGATTCAAGCCTT ATTGTAAAAGATGGATACCAATGGAGGAAATATGGGCAAAAGGTCACAAGGGATAATCCTTGCCCTAGAGCTTACTTCAAATGCTCATTTGCTCCAAGCTGCCCTGTCAAAAAGAAG GTGCAAAGAAGTGTTGAGGACCAATCTATACTGGTTGCAACTTATGAAGGAGAACACAACCATCCTCACCCCTCACAAATTGAAGCCACATCTGGCTCAAATCGTTGCATGACCACAACACTAGGCTCCGTCCCCTGCTCGACCACTCTTGGTGCGTCTGGACCCAACATTACTCTTGACTTCACAAAACCCAAGTCCAGTGCTAACGTCATCGATACCAAAAGTGCAAAACCAAGAATGGATTCGCCGGAAGTTCGACATTTCTTGGTAGATCAGATGGCTTCTTCCTTGACAAAAGATCCCAATTTCACAGCAGCACTGGCTGCTGCCATTTCAGGAAAGATTTACCAAAACCGTACGTGA
- the LOC107407231 gene encoding uncharacterized protein LOC107407231 has translation MSGPPRLRSQNIADTESRPVLGPAGNKATPTDNRKPASKPLKKAEKPSQETEKKAGVHHHSPPQRFTVPMILRRQKQQQQEHHQYQTMLLNSSMNASCSSDASSSTTDSSHSWRASRRSVPPLRKKHFGSKAEKVERVGSGTGSVLVKKSVGNEVVAEDSTEVVDTKRRCAWITPNTDQCYVAFHDEEWGVPVHDDKELFELLSLSGALAELPWPAILSKRHIFREIYLDFDPSAVSKLNEKKIAAPGSVAIPLLSELKLRSIIENARQVCKVVEEFGSFDKYIWNFVNHKPIIGQFRYPRQVPVKTPKAEVISKDLVKRGFRSVGPTVIYTFMQVAGLTNDHLISCFRFQECLATGGEESSEKDSLFKTKIEELLHEDSVDLD, from the exons ATGTCGGGCCCACCGAGACTTCGATCGCAGAATATCGCCGATACAGAATCGCGACCTGTTCTCGGACCCGCCGGAAACAAGGCGACGCCAACTGATAACCGTAAACCGGCATCGAAACCTCTAAAGAAAGCGGAGAAACCGTCACAAGAAACGGAGAAGAAAGCGGGGGTTCATCATCATTCGCCGCCGCAACGCTTCACGGTGCCGATGATTCTGAGGCGAcagaagcagcagcagcaaGAGCACCACCAGTACCAGACGATGCTGTTGAATTCGTCGATGAATGCGTCGTGTTCTTCTGATGCATCATCGTCGACGACGGACTCATCGCATAGCTGGAGGGCTTCACGGCGGAGTGTTCCACCGCTTAGGAAGAAGCATTTTGGTTCAAAAGCAGAGAAAGTTGAGAGAGTTGGGAGTGGGACTGGGAGTGTGCTGGTTAAGAAATCAGTTGGTAATGAGGTGGTAGCAGAGGATTCGACTGAAGTCGTGGATACCAAACGACGGTGCGCTTGGATTACACCTAACACGG ATCAATGTTATGTTGCTTTTCATGACGAAGAATGGGGAGTTCCAGTCCATGACGACAA GGAATTGTTTGAATTGCTCAGCCTTTCAGGTGCTTTGGCTGAACTTCCATGGCCTGCAATTCTAAGCAAAAGGCATATTTTTAG AGAAATTTATTTGGACTTTGACCCTAGTGCCGTTTCAAAACTAAACGAGAAAAAAATAGCTGCTCCAGGAAGCGTTGCTATTCCTTTACTGTCAGAACTAAAGCTGCGATCCATTATTGAAAATGCCCGTCAAGTCTGTAAG GTAGTTGAAGAATTTGGGTCATTTGACAAGTATATATGGAATTTCGTGAATCATAAACCAATAATTGGCCAATTCCGGTACCCTCGACAGGTTCCTGTCAAGACCCCAAAAGCCGAGGTCATAAGCAAGGATCTGGTAAAAAGAGGATTCCGCAGTGTGGGTCCGACTGTCATCTATACGTTCATGCAAGTGGCTGGATTGACGAATGATCATCTTATCAGTTGCTTCCGTTTTCAAGAGTGTTTAGCAACCGGCGGAGAAGAATCAAGTGAAAAAGATAGCTTGTTTAAGACCAAAATAGAAGAGTTATTACATGAGGACTCTGTTGACTTGGACTAG
- the LOC107408844 gene encoding photosynthetic NDH subunit of subcomplex B 1, chloroplastic yields MAATSLLPKSLSPFLTNHQPSFPATHFIKVSFLKPADQNHCSKRQNIHTVHAKKKNPWLDPFDDGEDPNMEYGSLFADGKQEEDPRPPDNPKNPYGFLKFPMGFNVEIAPLALKVRGDVRRCCCVISGGVYENLLFFPVIQLLKDRYPGVQVDVVTSARGKQTYELNKNVRWATVYDPDDYFPEPAEYTDMVGLLKNRYYDMVLSTKLAGLGHGAFLFMTTARDRVSYVYPNVNAAGAGLFLSETFVPDSTNLSDGGYNMYHQMADWLGRPFRSVPRHPVLPLKVSLSRKVKEAVELKYRNAGAEKGKYIVIHGIKSDSKASMQSRGDTDSLLPIHVWAEIASGLRGIKPVFVIPHEKEREDVEDAVGEYASIIFITTPGQLAALINDSAGLIATNTAAIQLANAREKPSIALFSSEEKGKLFIPNAVEKNCVVVSSKTGKLIDIDVQAVKNAFTIFSASFALV; encoded by the exons ATGGCGGCAACTTCTCTGCTTCCCAAATCCCTCTCTCCATTTCTCACAAACCACCAACCTTCATTTCCCGCAACCCATTTCATCAAAGTCTCGTTCTTGAAACCCGCCGATCAAAACCATTGTTCCAAGCGACAAAACATTCATACTGTTCATGCCAAGAAGAAGAACCCCTGGCTCGACCCTTTCGATGATGGAGAGGACCCCAACATGGAATACGGTTCGTTGTTTGCAGATGGAAAACAAGAAGAGGATCCGAGGCCACCCGACAACCCGAAAAATCCGTACGGGTTTCTGAAATTCCCTATGGGATTCAATGTGGAGATTGCTCCATTGGCTTTGAAAGTGAGAGGAGATGTCAGGAGGTGTTGCTGTGTGATTTCTGGAGGTGTTTATGAAAATTTGCTCTTCTTTCCGGTTATCCAGTTGCTCAAGGATCGGTATCCGGGTGTCCAAGTGGATGTGGTTACTTCGGCAAGAGGGAAGCAAACTTACGAGCTGAATAAGAATGTGAGGTGGGCTACTGTCTATGATCCTGATGATTATTTCCCTGAGCCTGCCGAGTATACTGACATGGTTGGACTTCTAAAG AATAGGTACTATGACATGGTGTTATCAACGAAGCTAGCAGGACTTGGCCATGGAGCTTTCTTGTTTATGACAACGGCACGTGACAGAGTTAGCTATGTCTACCCAAATGTAAATGCTGCAGGGGCTGGATTGTTTCTATCTGAAACTTTTGTCCCAGATTCTACGAATCTCTCTGATGGAGGATACAATAT GTATCATCAGATGGCTGATTGGTTGGGAAGACCATTTCGCAGTGTGCCAAGGCATCCTGTTCTACCGCTTAAAGTTTCACTTTCCAGGAAAGTGAAGGAGGCTGTAGAGCTGAAATACAGGAATGCAGGTGCtgagaaaggaaaatatatagtGATTCATGGGATAAAATCGGATTCAAAGGCCTCCATGCAGTCTAGGGGTGATACTGATAGTTTACTACCGATCCATGTGTGGGCTGAGATAGCCTCTGGTTTAAG GGGAATCAAGCCAGTTTTTGTGATTCCACATGAGAAAGAAAGGGAAGATGTGGAGGATGCAGTTGGAGAATATGCGAGCATCATTTTCATCACGACTCCAGGACAG CTGGCTGCTCTTATCAACGACTCAGCAGGGTTAATAGCTACAAACACTGCAGCTATCCAACTTGCAAATGCACGAGAAAAACCCAG CATTGCTTTATTTTCCTCTGAAGAGAAGGGGAAATTATTTATTCCCAATGCAGTAGAGAAGAATTGTGTGGTTGTTTCATCTAAGACGGGAAAGTTAATAGATATCGACGTTCAAGCTgtaaaaaatgcatttacaaTTTTTAGTGCGTCCTTTGCTCTAGTGTAA